A genomic region of Zea mays cultivar B73 chromosome 6, Zm-B73-REFERENCE-NAM-5.0, whole genome shotgun sequence contains the following coding sequences:
- the LOC100283709 gene encoding growth inhibition and differentiation-related protein 88, protein MDGPRWTEEVDDLVDAGDVDGAIALLESVVSDLSTSAAPPATDLRLATALGDLAGLHASRGDTLRADELRARAIALRSRATVPGTGTLGDQELSEKCPSQECATGSKDSEVSANTNKSNEDEEDDWEAIADSGALDDTLVRSLEQGARVSSCSSPEKSSTPSSGPKRRGRGSFLYNKSVLYSDQCGSERELDNKQSKPQVGSKDHVNEPENNAVTAATQFGTRHVLVFYDFPPSTRTTDLERIFEKFGDHGVAIRWINDTSALAVFRTPSAANEAQACIPPRYKVRSLKPDDDLLTKIDGRDLDPPKPRPKTSARTAQRLIAHGMGLKQFTNFGSDELKKQEGERKDRIAARQAMRDEAWGSD, encoded by the exons ATGGACGGGCCGCGTTGGACGGAAGAGGTGGACGACCTGGTCGACGCCGGCGACGTCGACGGCGCCATCGCCCTCCTTGAGTCCGTCGTCTCCGATTTGTCAACCTCCGCTGCTCCCCCTGCCACTGACCTTCGCCTCGCCACGGCGCTCGGCGACCTCGCGGGCCTGCACGCCTCCCGGGGAGACACCCTCCGAGCCGACGAGCTCCGCGCCCGCGCCATCGCCCTTCGGTCCCGCGCCACGGTCCCTGGGACTGGGACCCTAGG GGATCAGGAGCTGTCAGAGAAATGTCCATCACAAGAGTGTGCAACGGGTTCAAAAGACTCAGAAGTCTCAGCTAATACTAATAAAAGCAATGAAGATGAGGAGGATG ATTGGGAGGCTATTGCAGATAGTGGTGCCCTTGATGACACACTAGTGCGCTCTCTTGAGCAAGGAGCTAGAGTATCTTCTTGCAGCTCCCCCGAAAAAAGTAGCACCCCATCTTCAGGGCCCAAAAGGAGGGGGAGGGGCTCATTTCTTTACAATAAGAGTGTTTTGTACAGTGACCAGTGTGGTTCGGAAAGAGAGTTGGATAACAAACAGTCTAAACCTCAGGTTGGATCAAAGGATCATGTGAATGAGCCAGAGAATAATGCTGTTACAG CTGCTACACAGTTTGGGACAAGGCATGTCCTTGTTTTTTATGACTTTCCGCCAAGTACACGCACAACAGATCTGGAAAGGATTTTTGAGAAGTTTGGGGATCACGGGGTTGCCATTCGCTGGATTAATGATACTTCTGCACTTGCTGTTTTTCGGACTCCATCAGCTG CTAATGAGGCTCAAGCTTGCATACCTCCAAGATACAAAGTACGGTCACTGAAGCCGGATGATGATCTATTGACAAAAATAGATGGTAGAG ACCTAGATCCGCCCAAGCCAAGACCAAAGACATCTGCAAGAACGGCTCAAAGGCTAATTGCTCATGGGATGGGATTGAAACAGTTCACAAACTTTGGGTCTGATGAGTTGAAGAAACAGGAGGGAGAGAGGAAGGACAGAATTGCCGCTAGACAAGCAATGCGTGATGAGGCTTGGGGTTCAGATTGA